One Bombina bombina isolate aBomBom1 chromosome 5, aBomBom1.pri, whole genome shotgun sequence DNA segment encodes these proteins:
- the LOC128660573 gene encoding uncharacterized protein LOC128660573: MWSLRGMIATNLFVFVWVLLQKLPICDCNELSITNLTRSRRWSSSSIIRGWTGLWSSQDLHKDCLGKLTFNVGGKIEIFAEKHQDNLIGFWRVNQGNKVEWECKWVAWGKWTVGLVGEGVSVSTTFTNPIHTINGDNYNITKVIFEQQIGEGINWRVTAANFGGGIEVYLKIDQIKETTTFTPLIYSTLITTPKMKHYDNTPMCKGKSVVSSGPFQTSTIKPTPVLRDATFQFITWKIKIIDWLVSTHYQNCSRITATMEKALVKWAEGTRRRTRRDIMDTVLGGVGTGLGVVNSIDISSLTATLQSQGMLNAKGIHTQQMINTLVETLTQTVIQVQGPAIQHTEEILIGVISRLREVSWDFVCISMQTELSTDFKLIAQAMENNHTPLGGWEQSVVNSFASKHRELWLNSWLGCRENICRATSLVPTSGTYQNVYHLFSLETPVTESHVLHHELEFPNFIWNGSHMEQVDMSGCIRFPSKILCLPNQARIIFDSCWHNHSYCNGFVEKVNPQDMIFPLGQGKVCFVALKPKDEVHVWFDRCNSREQITPGIYCITGYPVRISSLQFNFTVPQLLTYNATLGAPLITPILVDDAPWQKWVTLLQKDSVLLEHLKNFGERVHVNFYHQEQELQRIEHTFTEMSSATWWQKLANSFSKQSSWGSALGNLFIHPFIIILFISILCIIIQICMCCYLKSLIARVYHLYYGMRMEASLVH, from the coding sequence atgtggagcctgagaggaatgatcgccacaaacctatttgtatttgtgtgggtgttattgcaaaaacttCCAATCTGTGACTGTAATGAACTTTCAATCACAAACCTCACAAGGAGTCGTAGATGGAGCTCAAGCAGCATCATCAGAGGATGGACAGGCTTATGGAGCTCTCAAGACCTTCACAAAGATTGTTtgggaaaattgacttttaatgtgggtgggaaaattgaaatatttgcagaaaaacatcaagacaatttaattggtttttggagggtcaatcagggtaataaagttgaatgggaatgtaagtgggtggcttggggaaaatggactgtaggtctggtgggagaaggtgtttctgtgtctacaacatttacaaatcctattcacactataaatggcgataactataatataaccaaggttatatttgaacaacaaattggagaagggattaattggagGGTTACAGCTGccaactttggtggagggattgaagtatacttaaaaatagaCCAAATAAAGGAAACAACCACATTTACgcctttgatctattctactttaatcactacaccaaagatgaaacattatgacaatactccaatgtgtaaggggaaaagtgttgtttctagtggtccatttcaaacaagtacaatcaagccaactccagtattgagggatgccacattccaatttatcacgtggaagattaaaataatagattggctagtttccacacattaccaaaattgttccagaattactgccactatggaaaaagcattagttaagtgggcagaaggtactaggagaaggactaggagggatatcatggatacagttttgggaggtgtgggaacagggctaggtgtggtaaattccattgacatatccagcttaacagcaaccttacagtctcaggggatgttaaatgcaaaagggattcatacgcaacaaatgataaacactctggtagagacactgacacagacagtcattcaggttcagggtcctgccattcaacatacagaggaaatactgataggagtaattagcaggttaagggaagtatcctgggattttgtgtgtatttccatgcaaacagaattatcaactgactttaaattaatagcacaggctatggaaaataaccatacacctttgggagggtgggagcagtctgttgttaacagttttgcatcaaaacacagagaattatggttaaacagttggttgggatgcagggaaaatatatgcagggctacttcacttgtgcccactagtggtacctatcagaatgtttatcatttgttttcactagaaacacctgtcacagaatctcatgttttgcatcatgagttagagttcccaaattttatatggaatggttcccatatggaacaggtagatatgtctggctgcataaggtttccttctaaaattttatgtctacccaaccaggcaagaataatttttgattcctgctggcataatcactcatattgcaatggttttgtggagaaagttaatccccaagatatgatttttcccttaggacaaggaaaggtgtgttttgttgcattgaagcctaaagatgaagtgcatgtatggtttgacaggtgtaattcaagggaacaaatcacaccagggatttattgtattactgggtaccctgtgaggataagttcactacagtttaacttcactgtcccacagttactcacatataacgctaccttgggggctccactcataaccccaatattagtagatgatgcaccttggcaaaaatgggtaaccttattgcaaaaagactctgtgttactagaacatcttaaaaattttggggaacgtgttcatgtaaatttctaccatcaggaacaagaactacaaaggattgaacatacttTTACGGAGATGTCAAGTGCAacctggtggcagaaattagcaaattccttttcgaaacagtcatcatggggttctgcattgggaaatctgtttatacatccatttataatcatattatttatttctatattatgtataattattcaaatttgtatgtgttgttatttaaaatcattaattgcacgtgtatatcacttatattatggtatgcgaatggaagcgtctttagtacactaa